From a region of the Luteolibacter arcticus genome:
- a CDS encoding 3-hydroxyacyl-ACP dehydratase FabZ family protein codes for MQNPLAALPHGPEFRFVDALDTLEPGKSATARYLVRGDEAFLAGHFPGNPLMPGVILIEAIAQLGGVVAQSDPAIPPLENLLLTGVRGAKILGAAKPGETLTLRAEVEARLGGMIQVSGEVSVGERPLASAKIMLSGQERAS; via the coding sequence ATGCAAAACCCACTCGCCGCGTTGCCGCATGGGCCGGAATTCCGTTTCGTTGATGCGCTCGACACGCTTGAGCCGGGGAAATCGGCGACCGCCCGTTACCTCGTTCGTGGCGACGAGGCCTTTCTGGCCGGTCATTTTCCGGGAAATCCGCTGATGCCCGGTGTGATCCTGATCGAGGCGATTGCCCAGCTAGGGGGGGTGGTGGCGCAGAGCGATCCGGCGATTCCGCCTTTGGAAAACCTGCTGCTCACCGGCGTCCGTGGCGCGAAGATCCTCGGCGCGGCCAAGCCCGGCGAGACGCTCACCTTGCGCGCCGAAGTCGAAGCCCGCCTCGGGGGGATGATTCAGGTTTCCGGTGAGGTGAGCGTGGGGGAGCGACCGCTCGCTTCGGCGAAGATCATGCTCAGCGGGCAGGAGCGCGCTTCTTGA
- a CDS encoding AMP-binding protein: MLFSRWQETSARFRDRIAVIEGTESWSFTDLAVCLAEKPLTNAPVIASGGALEIVTAVLQGWRDQQPVLPLEKGAAIPELPASFPEGTTHLKLTPGIAGKPRAVFFSAEQIAADADRLVAAMGLRHEIPNLAAISLTHSYGYSSLILPLLLHGIPLHAVEVPFPKVIADALAAHDGVVIPAVPSMWKAWHRAGILRGAKIDLAVSAGAPLSLELERAVFVECGLKLHNFYGASECGGISFDTSDAPRESAANLGAPLLGVTVRVHESGRFLVESSSVALGYEAARESELLGDGEFLTQDFGRIEGGRLMLESSGAESINVAGRKIGPAKIEAALLASGLAERARVFGVPSHDPERVEEITAMVELKSGTLDQLRKRMTETLAGWEMPRHWETAPDESLWTLSRAELKKRAPAR; the protein is encoded by the coding sequence ATGTTGTTTTCACGCTGGCAGGAAACTTCCGCGCGATTTCGCGATCGAATTGCGGTCATCGAAGGGACGGAGTCATGGAGCTTCACCGATCTCGCGGTGTGCCTGGCGGAAAAGCCGCTGACGAATGCGCCGGTAATCGCGAGCGGCGGCGCACTGGAGATCGTCACAGCGGTATTGCAAGGATGGCGCGACCAGCAACCGGTCCTGCCGCTGGAGAAAGGCGCGGCAATCCCCGAACTGCCGGCGTCTTTTCCCGAAGGGACGACGCACCTAAAACTAACTCCAGGCATCGCCGGAAAGCCACGCGCGGTCTTCTTTTCCGCGGAACAAATTGCGGCCGATGCCGACCGGTTGGTCGCAGCGATGGGGCTGCGCCATGAGATCCCAAACCTCGCGGCGATCTCGCTCACGCACTCCTACGGCTACTCCAGCCTGATCTTGCCGCTGCTGCTCCACGGCATCCCGCTGCATGCCGTGGAAGTCCCGTTTCCGAAAGTCATCGCCGACGCGCTGGCGGCGCATGATGGCGTCGTAATTCCTGCCGTGCCCTCCATGTGGAAGGCATGGCATCGGGCGGGGATCCTGCGCGGGGCAAAGATCGATCTCGCCGTCTCAGCCGGCGCACCGCTTTCGTTGGAGCTGGAAAGAGCGGTCTTCGTCGAGTGCGGGCTGAAGCTCCACAATTTCTACGGGGCCAGCGAATGCGGCGGGATTTCCTTCGACACCAGCGACGCCCCTCGCGAAAGCGCCGCGAACCTCGGCGCGCCACTCTTGGGCGTGACAGTGCGGGTCCACGAGTCGGGACGATTTCTCGTCGAAAGCTCGTCCGTCGCGCTTGGCTACGAAGCGGCGAGGGAGAGCGAGTTGCTCGGCGACGGCGAATTTCTCACACAGGACTTCGGACGCATCGAAGGCGGGCGGCTGATGTTAGAAAGCAGCGGCGCGGAATCCATCAACGTCGCCGGCCGCAAGATCGGCCCCGCGAAGATCGAGGCGGCGCTGCTGGCCAGTGGACTGGCCGAACGAGCGCGAGTCTTTGGCGTGCCAAGCCACGATCCCGAACGCGTCGAAGAAATCACCGCAATGGTGGAATTGAAATCCGGCACACTGGACCAACTCCGCAAACGCATGACCGAAACGCTCGCCGGCTGGGAAATGCCACGGCACTGGGAAACCGCGCCGGATGAAAGCTTGTGGACCCTCTCCCGCGCAGAGCTCAAGAAGCGCGCTCCTGCCCGCTGA
- a CDS encoding cytochrome P450 encodes MLLRHEDVRLAAKDWQTYSSDAPFRVPVPSEEEVRTMRQLPIETDPPEHADYREIVEPFFQRAKEPAVIAQVEALISGMLDAAIARDTIEVVNEFALPVQSRALTYLLNMPESEADTWIGWGIHVFKVTGGEFKQGNVLEDYLHARFDEAAENPGEDFFSELTRASFRGRPLAREEMMGFANLAFAGGRDTIIHTISCAMAHLATNPEALEFLREDPKRITLASEEFFRVFMPLTHIGRVCPETTVVNDEAVNAGERISLCWASANFDDAAFPAPMEVRLDRKPNPHLSFGFGNHLCLGAPHARLILRALLRLCCERIERIEILSEEERVEREAKFDRTLGYESLRVRMTPRGRA; translated from the coding sequence ATGCTACTCCGTCACGAAGACGTTCGGCTCGCGGCGAAAGACTGGCAGACCTACAGCTCGGACGCTCCCTTTCGGGTGCCCGTCCCCTCGGAGGAAGAGGTCCGGACCATGCGCCAGTTACCGATCGAGACCGACCCGCCGGAGCACGCCGACTACCGGGAAATCGTGGAGCCGTTCTTCCAGCGGGCCAAGGAGCCCGCCGTGATCGCCCAAGTCGAAGCCCTGATCAGCGGGATGTTGGACGCGGCCATCGCGCGGGACACCATCGAGGTCGTGAACGAGTTTGCGCTGCCGGTGCAGTCGCGGGCGCTGACGTACTTGCTCAACATGCCGGAGTCCGAAGCGGACACCTGGATCGGCTGGGGCATCCACGTGTTCAAGGTCACGGGCGGGGAGTTCAAGCAAGGCAACGTGCTGGAGGACTACCTCCACGCTCGCTTCGACGAGGCGGCGGAAAACCCGGGCGAGGACTTCTTCAGCGAGCTCACGCGGGCCAGCTTCCGCGGCCGACCGCTGGCCCGCGAGGAAATGATGGGCTTTGCCAACCTCGCATTCGCCGGCGGACGCGACACGATCATCCACACGATCTCCTGCGCAATGGCCCACCTCGCCACGAATCCAGAGGCCTTGGAATTCCTGCGCGAGGACCCGAAACGCATCACGCTGGCGAGCGAGGAGTTTTTCAGGGTCTTCATGCCGCTCACCCACATCGGCCGTGTGTGCCCGGAAACGACCGTGGTGAATGACGAAGCGGTCAACGCGGGAGAACGCATCTCGCTCTGTTGGGCGTCCGCGAATTTCGATGACGCTGCCTTTCCCGCTCCGATGGAGGTTCGTCTGGACCGGAAGCCGAACCCGCACCTTTCATTCGGCTTTGGTAATCACCTATGCCTTGGCGCTCCTCACGCGCGCCTGATCCTTCGCGCCTTGCTGCGCCTCTGCTGCGAGCGAATCGAGCGGATCGAAATCCTGTCGGAGGAGGAACGCGTGGAGCGCGAGGCGAAATTCGATCGCACTCTGGGATACGAATCGCTTCGGGTGCGGATGACACCTCGTGGCCGCGCTTGA